In the Vitis vinifera cultivar Pinot Noir 40024 chromosome 2, ASM3070453v1 genome, one interval contains:
- the LOC100254667 gene encoding glucan endo-1,3-beta-glucosidase 11, whose amino-acid sequence MELSKFCYSSLVFLISGIVLPAVVVAVGINYGQIANNLPSPDDVVPLVRSIGASRVKLYDADPKVLRAFANTGVEFIVGLGNEYLSKMRDPDKALAWVKANVQAHLPDTNITCITVGNEILTYNDTSLNDNLLPAMQGVHAVLVNLGLDKQVSVTTAHSLAILETSYPPSAGAFRQDLIECITPILNFNVKTGSPFLINAYPFFAYKANPKQVPIDFVLFQPNQGVVDPDTNLHYDNMLFAQIDAVYSALASLGFKKIPVQISETGWPSKGDEDETGATIENAKKYNGNLIKLMSQKRGTPMRPNSDLNIYVFALFNENMKPGPTSERNYGLFKPDGTPAYPLGFSGIEVSSNTTTPGYGGNVSVTQPATSSTGYLSISSATERLGSRGILSCVCLSWIALALRS is encoded by the exons ATGGAGTTGAGTAAATTCTGCTACTCTTCTTTAGTTTTTCTCATCTCAG GGATTGTACTGCCGGCGGTGGTGGTTGCTGTCGGCATCAATTACGGCCAGATCGCGAACAATCTGCCTTCGCCGGACGATGTGGTTCCACTGGTACGGTCAATTGGTGCGAGCAGAGTGAAGCTCTACGACGCAGATCCGAAGGTGCTGCGCGCATTTGCCAACACTGGAGTTGAGTTCATTGTTGGGCTGGGAAACGAGTACTTGTCGAAGATGAGAGATCCGGACAAAGCGCTGGCCTGGGTGAAAGCGAACGTTCAGGCGCACTTGCCTGATACCAATATCACCTGCATCACCGTCGGGAACGAGATTTTGACATACAATGACACTTCTCTCAATGATAACCTGCTGCCGGCGATGCAGGGCGTACACGCAGTTCTGGTTAACCTAGGGTTAGACAAGCAAGTCAGTGTCACCACAGCGCACTCGCTCGCCATTCTCGAAACCTCCTATCCGCCATCGGCCGGAGCTTTCCGGCAAGATCTGATAGAGTGCATTACTCCGATTCTGAACTTCAATGTCAAAACCGGATCACCATTTCTCATCAACGCCTACCCATTCTTCGCGTACAAAGCTAATCCGAAGCAAGTCCCCATCGATTTCGTCCTCTTTCAGCCGAACCAAGGGGTTGTCGATCCTGACACGAATCTCCACTATGACAACATGCTGTTCGCACAGATCGACGCCGTTTACTCCGCCCTGGCTTCCCTCGGCTTCAAGAAGATTCCCGTTCAGATCTCCGAAACTGGTTGGCCTTCCAAGGGCGACGAGGATGAGACCGGGGCCACAATTGAGAACGCAAAGAAGTACAACGGAAACCTGATAAAGCTGATGTCTCAGAAGAGAGGAACGCCCATGAGGCCAAACTCTGATTTGAACATTTACGTTTTTGCTCTGTTCAACGAAAACATGAAGCCCGGGCCCACGTCGGAGAGGAACTATGGGCTGTTCAAACCCGATGGAACCCCAGCCTATCCGCTCGGATTCAGCGGAATCGAAGTCAGCAGCAACACAACCACCCCTGGGTACGGCGGAAACGTCAGTGTCACGCAGCCGGCTACTTCTTCCACCGGTTATCTTTCCATTTCATCTGCCACG GAAAGATTAGGTTCCCGTGGCATTCTATCCTGTGTGTGCTTGAGCTGGATTGCACTGGCCCTTAGGAGTTGA
- the LOC100249556 gene encoding large ribosomal subunit protein P1, with protein sequence MSIGEQACTLAILILHDDGIPVTAEKISTLLKAANVSVESYWPGLFAKLVEKKSVDDLIMNVGSGGGGAPMAVATMAGGGDAAGAAAPPPEEKKEEPKEESDEDMGFSLFD encoded by the exons ATGTCTATTGGAGAGCAGGCTTGCACTCTCGCTATATTGATTCTCCACGACGATGGGATTCCCGTTACT GCCGAGAAGATCAGCACCTTGCTTAAAGCGGCCAATGTGTCAGTAGAATCATACTGGCCGGGTCTGTTTGCTAAGCTTGTAGAGAAGAAGAGTGTAGATGATCTAATCATGAATGTTGGTTCTGGTGGTGGTGGCGCACCCATGGCTGTTGCTACCATGGCTGGAGGCGGTGATGCTGCAGGTGCAGCTGCACCTCCACCTGAGGAGAAGAAG GAGGAACCAAAGGAAGAGAGTGATGAGGACATGGGATTCAGTTTGTTTGATTAG